GGCCTGGTCGATCACGGCGTGATCGAAGGCCTTCAAACGAATACGGATCTTGCCAGCCATTGCAGCTCCAGAGAGTTAAGCGAGGATCTTGGCGACGACGCCGGCGCCCACCGTGCGGCCACCCTCGCGGATCGCGAAGCGCAGCCCTTCGTCCATCGCGATCGGCGTGATCAGCTCGATCGTCATCTGCACGTTGTCGCCCGGCA
This is a stretch of genomic DNA from Gemmatimonadaceae bacterium. It encodes these proteins:
- the tuf gene encoding elongation factor Tu (EF-Tu; promotes GTP-dependent binding of aminoacyl-tRNA to the A-site of ribosomes during protein biosynthesis; when the tRNA anticodon matches the mRNA codon, GTP hydrolysis results; the inactive EF-Tu-GDP leaves the ribosome and release of GDP is promoted by elongation factor Ts; many prokaryotes have two copies of the gene encoding EF-Tu), with amino-acid sequence PGDNVQMTIELITPIAMDEGLRFAIREGGRTVGAGVVAKILA